A genomic region of Pseudomonas abietaniphila contains the following coding sequences:
- a CDS encoding cytochrome c oxidase assembly protein, protein MSDTPRPNKRLVTRLLILVVAMFAFGFALVPLYDVMCKALGINGKTGDQYTQTQQVDDSRQVRVQFLATNNADMTWGFFPKAQELTVHPGAVSEMLFVAQNPTDKPMTAQAIPSISPSTAAVYFHKTECFCFTQQMLQPGERIEMPVRFIVDRDLPKDVKHLTLAYTLFDITARMPPVVRPVAASGG, encoded by the coding sequence ATGAGCGATACACCGCGCCCGAACAAGCGACTCGTCACCCGCCTGCTGATATTGGTGGTGGCGATGTTCGCGTTCGGTTTCGCGCTGGTGCCGCTGTATGACGTGATGTGCAAGGCGCTGGGCATCAACGGCAAGACCGGGGATCAGTACACGCAGACCCAACAGGTCGATGACAGCCGTCAGGTGCGGGTGCAGTTTCTGGCCACCAACAATGCCGACATGACATGGGGTTTCTTTCCCAAGGCCCAAGAGCTGACGGTGCACCCTGGCGCGGTCAGCGAAATGCTCTTCGTGGCGCAGAACCCGACCGACAAGCCAATGACGGCGCAGGCAATCCCGAGCATCTCGCCCAGCACCGCTGCCGTGTATTTCCACAAGACCGAATGCTTCTGCTTCACCCAGCAAATGCTGCAACCGGGCGAGCGCATCGAGATGCCGGTGCGCTTCATCGTCGATCGCGACCTGCCCAAGGATGTGAAACACCTGACGCTCGCTTACACGCTGTTCGATATCACCGCTCGCATGCCGCCCGTTGTCCGCCCCGTTGCGGCATCGGGTGGTTAG
- the ctaD gene encoding cytochrome c oxidase subunit I, protein MSAVIDDHGHEGHAHGPAKGLMRWVLTTNHKDIGTLYLWFSFCMFLLGGSFAMVIRAELFQPGLQIVEPAFFNQMTTMHGLVMVFGAVMPAFVGLANWMIPLMIGAPDMALPRMNNFSFWLLPAAFLLLVSTLFTPGGGPNFGWTFYAPLSTTYAPESVTYFIFAIHLMGISSIMGAINVIATILNLRAPGMTLMKMPLFVWTWLITAFLLIAVMPVLAGCVTMMLMDIHFHTSFFSAAGGGDPVLFQHVFWFFGHPEVYIMILPAFGAVSSIIPAFSRKPLFGYTSMVYATASIAFLSFIVWAHHMFVVGIPLVGELFFMYATMLIAVPTGVKVFNWVSTMWQGELTFETPMLFAVAFVILFTIGGFSGLMLAIAPADFQYQDTYFVVAHFHYVLVPGAIFGIFASAYYWLPKWTGHMYDETLGKLHFWLSFIGMNMAFFPMHFVGLAGMPRRVPDYNLQFADFNMVSSIGAFTFGATQIFFLFIVIKTIRGGPPAPAKPWDGADGLEWTVPSPAPYHTFVTPPEVK, encoded by the coding sequence ATGAGTGCAGTGATTGACGACCATGGCCACGAGGGCCATGCGCATGGTCCGGCCAAGGGCCTGATGCGTTGGGTGCTGACCACCAACCACAAGGACATCGGCACGCTGTACCTGTGGTTCAGCTTCTGCATGTTCCTGCTCGGCGGCTCGTTTGCCATGGTGATCCGTGCCGAACTGTTCCAGCCCGGTTTGCAGATCGTGGAGCCAGCATTCTTTAACCAGATGACCACCATGCACGGGCTGGTGATGGTGTTCGGTGCAGTGATGCCGGCCTTCGTCGGGCTGGCCAACTGGATGATCCCGCTGATGATCGGCGCGCCGGACATGGCGTTGCCGCGCATGAACAACTTCAGTTTCTGGCTCCTCCCTGCGGCGTTCCTGCTGCTGGTGTCGACCCTGTTCACGCCGGGCGGCGGACCCAATTTTGGCTGGACCTTCTACGCCCCGCTCTCCACGACATACGCGCCGGAAAGCGTCACCTATTTCATCTTCGCCATTCACCTGATGGGGATCAGCTCGATCATGGGGGCGATCAACGTCATCGCCACCATCCTCAATCTGCGCGCGCCCGGCATGACCCTGATGAAAATGCCGCTGTTCGTCTGGACCTGGCTGATCACGGCGTTCCTGCTGATCGCGGTGATGCCGGTGCTCGCGGGGTGCGTGACCATGATGCTGATGGACATTCACTTCCACACCAGCTTCTTCAGCGCGGCGGGTGGCGGTGATCCGGTGTTGTTCCAGCATGTGTTCTGGTTCTTCGGGCACCCTGAGGTGTACATCATGATCCTGCCGGCATTCGGCGCGGTCAGTTCGATCATTCCGGCGTTTTCGCGCAAGCCGCTTTTTGGCTACACCTCGATGGTCTATGCCACGGCGAGCATCGCGTTCCTGTCGTTTATCGTCTGGGCGCACCACATGTTCGTGGTCGGCATCCCGCTGGTGGGCGAATTGTTCTTCATGTACGCGACCATGCTGATCGCCGTGCCGACCGGGGTGAAGGTGTTCAACTGGGTCAGCACCATGTGGCAAGGCGAACTCACGTTCGAGACGCCAATGCTGTTTGCCGTGGCTTTCGTGATCCTCTTCACCATCGGCGGGTTCTCCGGGCTGATGCTGGCCATCGCGCCGGCTGACTTCCAGTACCAGGACACCTATTTCGTCGTCGCGCATTTCCACTACGTGCTTGTACCGGGTGCGATCTTCGGCATCTTCGCGTCGGCCTATTACTGGCTGCCGAAATGGACCGGCCACATGTACGACGAAACCTTGGGCAAGCTGCATTTCTGGCTGTCCTTCATCGGCATGAACATGGCGTTCTTCCCGATGCACTTCGTCGGATTGGCGGGCATGCCGCGTCGGGTACCGGACTACAACCTGCAGTTCGCCGACTTCAACATGGTTTCTTCGATCGGCGCGTTTACGTTCGGCGCCACGCAGATCTTCTTCCTGTTCATCGTGATCAAGACCATCCGTGGCGGTCCGCCAGCACCGGCCAAACCTTGGGACGGCGCCGACGGGCTGGAGTGGACGGTGCCTTCGCCTGCGCCGTATCACACCTTCGTGACGCCGCCGGAAGTCAAATAA
- the coxB gene encoding cytochrome c oxidase subunit II codes for MMRHPHVWMGLLLWSIFGQAHAAWTTNMAPGATEVSHEVFDLHMTIFWICVVIGIIVFGAMFWSMIVHRRSTGQVAAKFHESTTVEILWTVVPLLILVVMAIPATKTLIQMYDNTESGLDIQITGYQWKWQYKYLGQDVEFFSNLATPADQIHNKEAKGEHYLLEVDQPLVVPVGVKIRFLVTAADVIHSWWVPAFAVKRDAIPGFVNEAWTRIEKPGIYRGQCSELCGKDHGFMPIVVEAKTQADYDTWLAERKAESAKLKELTSKDWTLEELVAQGDKVYHTTCVACHQAEGQGLPPMFPALKGSKTVLGPKEEHLATVFNGRPGTAMAAFGKQLSEVDIAAVVTYERNAWGNNKGDMVTPKDVLALKQAAAK; via the coding sequence ATGATGCGACATCCACATGTCTGGATGGGCCTCCTGTTGTGGTCGATATTCGGTCAGGCGCATGCCGCCTGGACCACGAATATGGCACCTGGAGCGACCGAGGTAAGTCACGAGGTCTTTGACCTGCACATGACCATTTTCTGGATATGTGTGGTGATCGGGATCATCGTGTTCGGCGCGATGTTCTGGTCGATGATCGTTCATCGGCGCTCAACCGGGCAGGTTGCCGCCAAATTTCATGAAAGCACCACGGTGGAAATTCTCTGGACCGTCGTGCCTTTGTTGATTCTGGTCGTCATGGCAATCCCTGCGACCAAGACCCTGATCCAAATGTATGACAACACTGAATCGGGTCTGGATATCCAGATCACCGGTTACCAGTGGAAGTGGCAGTACAAATACCTGGGTCAGGACGTCGAGTTCTTCAGCAACCTGGCCACTCCCGCCGATCAGATCCACAACAAGGAAGCCAAGGGCGAGCACTACCTGCTTGAGGTGGATCAGCCGTTGGTGGTGCCTGTGGGTGTGAAAATCCGCTTTCTGGTGACGGCCGCCGACGTTATCCACTCCTGGTGGGTGCCTGCGTTCGCGGTCAAGCGCGACGCCATTCCCGGTTTCGTCAATGAGGCCTGGACCCGGATCGAGAAACCCGGGATCTATCGCGGCCAGTGTTCGGAACTGTGCGGCAAGGATCACGGCTTCATGCCCATCGTGGTCGAGGCCAAGACCCAGGCCGATTACGACACCTGGCTAGCCGAGCGCAAGGCTGAATCCGCCAAACTCAAGGAGCTGACCAGCAAGGACTGGACGCTTGAAGAGCTGGTTGCCCAAGGCGACAAGGTCTATCACACCACCTGTGTGGCCTGTCACCAGGCCGAAGGTCAGGGCCTGCCACCGATGTTCCCGGCGCTCAAAGGCTCAAAAACCGTGTTGGGCCCGAAAGAAGAACACCTCGCCACCGTATTCAACGGCCGGCCGGGCACCGCGATGGCTGCGTTCGGCAAGCAACTATCGGAAGTCGATATCGCCGCCGTCGTGACCTACGAACGCAATGCGTGGGGCAACAACAAGGGCGACATGGTGACCCCGAAAGACGTGCTGGCGCTCAAACAGGCGGCCGCGAAATGA